One Etheostoma spectabile isolate EspeVRDwgs_2016 chromosome 12, UIUC_Espe_1.0, whole genome shotgun sequence genomic window carries:
- the LOC116699628 gene encoding uncharacterized protein LOC116699628 isoform X1, protein MLPSPRTHTHTHTHTHTHTHAQTRLERQLRLLCSVARAAMEERAVQQEKIEESWEGGHDAGKADWKNECSLSSLLKHSCLLCWSSPRNTDVVETDERVLAKATEIRVRRPQHLALELENAVAVENLELQEQQSDRKELEETLVKLETQKETLVQQIKATRQLCYEESQQILSLQAEEVLKESQVEEYERELARVRWRLKRLRDEVKLAKRKVQEAGERDTPLQDSIRQSYEEILQEEHTLYSLSGGAVTPESQLEESTSPADTTEDDPLPMRPWGRSQSLPAYADLIMRASGSSFCNNLANTREEADDSGTSSPKMDRSDIEEDLEEGAINNEGEKEREMEESTMNPNPVSQLDFYQADPFAHCQSDHDLFNEDLFPKTDSSGGFASDPFKGSDPFAADILFPDANIGTDDGAGNVGDEADTSLSCAENKASTGTQCFESEFPDEDSDIEISYSREDLDAIAVVDDSCGFKPIQSSSEELGPEPIQGWRSHGQYSIESDPNGYELDLGTVSPPSDIEEQSLGSLAGGATTEATAGLEQGLGSGSASALPELDETVLVKRNWTGDIEQTVSCYVTSSEGAESVGNIEESAQNPATPQNSPDSQNLFIQPDTDHNRELSFELSYEQTSQSSFDPYGFKLSPEHSSHTLLDPDEVELSPEPSENDLNFDPEPSSSQSDQLNTDCYGFDITSSQIARDSDPYGFKLSPEEENQEVLDLCGHDNQEAMDFCPHDNTEQIEPCYYSNQEVLDPHIHENQEVLERCSHSNEGPLDLCNNGNQELLEPSSFDDTGLVSNENQEFLDLCSHDNQEVVEPCCNTTSEDLLEPCSYDNREVLEPCRHGNRELLDFSSPENQEVLDLDSHGNQDLVDFGSKENQEVLDLGSHGNQDFLDFCSKENQEVPVSGSHGNQELLDLGSNENQESPDLSSHDNQEVLDLLSKDILPEANNNQRIVDPELHVSSTNNSSDSDLASEDLLGLELGYSRSRATNKTNTSTADTLNMAISNMSANRDIAPSNVPASRNLLEGDLGSVFGAGGYIGCPDVADDLEPLARRQANPVAEPVRPVRPVRPPRPSLRAKEKAQSQTQGIDLK, encoded by the exons ATGCTTCCCTCACCccggacgcacacacacacacacacacacacacacacacacacacacgcgcagacACGTTTAGAGAGGCAGCTCCGCCTCCTCTGCAGTGTAGCGAGGGCAGCAATGGAGGAGCGTGCAGTGCAGCAGGAAAAAATAGAGGAATCATGGGAAGGAGGGCATGATGCGGGGAAGGCAGACTGGAAGAATGAGtgctccctctcctccctccttaaACACTCCTGTCTTCTTTGCTGGTCGTCTCCCAGGAACACCGACGTCGTGGAAACGGATGAGAGAGTCCTCGCCAAGGCAACCGAGATCAGAGTAAGAAGACCGCAGCACCTAGCGctg gaGCTTGAGAATGCAGTGGCGGTGGAGAACTTGGAGCTCCAGGAGCAGCAGTCGGACCGTAAGGAGCTGGAGGAGACTCTGGTTAAATtagagacacagaaagaaacaCTGGTGCAGCAAATAAAGGCAACGAGACAGCTGTGCTATGAAGAGAGTCAACAG ATCCTGTCTCTGCAGGCGGAGGAGGTGCTAAAAGAGAGCCAGGTGGAGGAGTATGAGAGGGAACTTGCCAGAGTCCGGTGGAGGCTGAAGAGGCTCAGAGATGAGGTGAAGCTGGCCAAGAGGAAGGTGCAGGAGGCCGGAGAGAGGGACACTCCTCTTCAAGACTCCATCCGGCAGTCCTATGAAGAGATCCTGCAG GAGGAGCACACTCTGTATTCTCTGTCAGGAGGCGCAGTCACTCCAGAAAGCCAGCTGGAGGAGTCAACATCCCCTGCAGACACCACTGAAGATGACCCGCTGCCTATGAGGCCTTGGGGAAGGAGCCAATCACTGCCTGCCTATGCTGACCTGATAATG AGGGCCAGTGGCTCGTCTTTCTGCAATAACCTAGCCAATACCAGAGAAGAAGCAGACGACAGTGGGACCAGCTCCCCAAAG ATGGATAGATCTGACATAGAGGAGGACCTAGAGGAGGGAGCGATCAACAATGaaggggaaaaagagagagagatggaagagTCCACTATGAACCCAAACCCTGTCAGCCAACTGGACTTCTACCAAGCCGATCCCTTCGCCCACTGTCAGAGTGACC ATGACCTCTTCAATGAAGACCTGTTCCCTAAAACTGACTCATCCG GTGGATTTGCTTCGGACCCTTTCAAAGGCAGCGACCCCTTTGCAGCAGATATTTTGTTCCCAGATGCCAACATAGGCACTGATGATGGGGCAGGAAATGTTGGTGATGAGGCAGACACTAGTCTGTCCTGTGCTGAAAACAAAGCCTCAACAGGAACTCAGTGCTTTGAATCTGAGTTCCCAGACGAAGACAGCGACATAGAAATAAGCTACAGTCGAGAGGACCTGGACGCCATTGCTGTGGTTGACGATTCTTGCGGATTTAAACCCATTCAGAGCTCGTCAGAAGAGCTGGGGCCGGAGCCCATCCAGGGTTGGAGGTCCCACGGTCAGTATTCTATAGAATCCGACCCTAATGGGTATGAACTGGACCTTGGCACCGTCTCCCCTCCCTCTGACATAGAAGAACAGAGTCTGGGATCTCTAGCTGGTGGGGCTACCACCGAGGCAACAGCAGGACTGGAACAAG gTCTGGGTTCTGGTTCAGCTTCGGCACTCCCTGAGCTTGACGAAACAGTCCTGGTGAAACGAAATTGGACGGGCGACATAGAGCAAACCGTGTCCTGTTACGTTACCTCCAGTGAGGGGGCCGAGTCGGTTGGCAACATCGAAGAGTCAGCCCAAAACCCTGCAACTCCCCAAAACTCACCAGACTCCCAAAACCTCTTCATCCAGCCCGACACAGATCACAACAGAGAGCTTAGTTTTGAGTTGAGCTATGAACAAACCAGTCAGTCTTCCTTTGACCCATACGGCTTTAAACTAAGTCCAGAACATTCAAGTCACACCCTCTTAGACCCTGATGAAGTCGAACTGAGCCCAGAACCTTCTGAAAACGATCTAAACTTTGACCCTGAGCCTTCCTCTTCTCAATCAGACCAACTTAACACTGACTGCTATGGGTTTGACATCACTTCCTCCCAAATTGCACGGGACTCGGACCCTTACGGCTTTAAGCTCAGTCCTGAGGAAGAGAACCAAGAGGTACTTGACCTCTGTGGCCATGATAACCAGGAGGCGATGGACTTTTGCCCCCATGACAATACTGAGCAAATAGAACCATGTTACTATAGCAACCAGGAAGTCCTAGATCCTCATATCCACGAAAACCAAGAAGTGCTTGAACGTTGTAGCCACAGTAACGAGGGACCGCTGGATTTATGTAACAATGGAAACCAAGAACTGCTGGAACCTTCTAGTTTTGACGACACAGGGTTGGTTAGCAATGAAAACCAGGAATTCCTGGATCTCTGTAGTCATGACAACCAGGAGGTAGTAGAACCCTGTTGCAACACAACCAGTGAAGATCTACTTGAACCTTGTAGCTATGACAACCGAGAAGTGCTGGAACCTTGTCGCCATGGGAATAGGGAACTGCTGGATTTCTCCAGTCCTGAAAATCAGGAAGTGCTGGATTTAGATAGCCATGGCAACCAAGACTTAGTGGATTTTGGTAGCAAAGAAAATCAGGAAGTGCTGGATTTAGGTAGCCATGGCAACCAAGACTTCCTGGATTTTTGTAGCAAAGAAAATCAGGAAGTGCCAGTTTCAGGTAGCCACGGCAACCAGGAACTCCTTGATCTCGGAAGCAATGAAAATCAGGAATCGCCAGACTTAAGTAGCCACGACAACCAGGAGGTGCTGGACTTGTTGAGTAAGGACATTTTGCCCGAAGCAAACAATAACCAACGCATAGTGGACCCAGAGCTCCATGTCAGTTCCACCAACAACAGCTCCGACAGTGATTTGGCATCAGAAGACCTGCTGGGACTCGAACTCGGTTACTCCAGGAGCCGCGCTACCAACA
- the LOC116699628 gene encoding uncharacterized protein LOC116699628 isoform X2 — protein sequence MLPSPRTHTHTHTHTHTHTHAQTRLERQLRLLCSVARAAMEERAVQQEKIEESWEGGHDAGKADWKNECSLSSLLKHSCLLCWSSPRNTDVVETDERVLAKATEIRELENAVAVENLELQEQQSDRKELEETLVKLETQKETLVQQIKATRQLCYEESQQILSLQAEEVLKESQVEEYERELARVRWRLKRLRDEVKLAKRKVQEAGERDTPLQDSIRQSYEEILQEEHTLYSLSGGAVTPESQLEESTSPADTTEDDPLPMRPWGRSQSLPAYADLIMRASGSSFCNNLANTREEADDSGTSSPKMDRSDIEEDLEEGAINNEGEKEREMEESTMNPNPVSQLDFYQADPFAHCQSDHDLFNEDLFPKTDSSGGFASDPFKGSDPFAADILFPDANIGTDDGAGNVGDEADTSLSCAENKASTGTQCFESEFPDEDSDIEISYSREDLDAIAVVDDSCGFKPIQSSSEELGPEPIQGWRSHGQYSIESDPNGYELDLGTVSPPSDIEEQSLGSLAGGATTEATAGLEQGLGSGSASALPELDETVLVKRNWTGDIEQTVSCYVTSSEGAESVGNIEESAQNPATPQNSPDSQNLFIQPDTDHNRELSFELSYEQTSQSSFDPYGFKLSPEHSSHTLLDPDEVELSPEPSENDLNFDPEPSSSQSDQLNTDCYGFDITSSQIARDSDPYGFKLSPEEENQEVLDLCGHDNQEAMDFCPHDNTEQIEPCYYSNQEVLDPHIHENQEVLERCSHSNEGPLDLCNNGNQELLEPSSFDDTGLVSNENQEFLDLCSHDNQEVVEPCCNTTSEDLLEPCSYDNREVLEPCRHGNRELLDFSSPENQEVLDLDSHGNQDLVDFGSKENQEVLDLGSHGNQDFLDFCSKENQEVPVSGSHGNQELLDLGSNENQESPDLSSHDNQEVLDLLSKDILPEANNNQRIVDPELHVSSTNNSSDSDLASEDLLGLELGYSRSRATNKTNTSTADTLNMAISNMSANRDIAPSNVPASRNLLEGDLGSVFGAGGYIGCPDVADDLEPLARRQANPVAEPVRPVRPVRPPRPSLRAKEKAQSQTQGIDLK from the exons ATGCTTCCCTCACCccggacgcacacacacacacacacacacacacacacacacacacacgcgcagacACGTTTAGAGAGGCAGCTCCGCCTCCTCTGCAGTGTAGCGAGGGCAGCAATGGAGGAGCGTGCAGTGCAGCAGGAAAAAATAGAGGAATCATGGGAAGGAGGGCATGATGCGGGGAAGGCAGACTGGAAGAATGAGtgctccctctcctccctccttaaACACTCCTGTCTTCTTTGCTGGTCGTCTCCCAGGAACACCGACGTCGTGGAAACGGATGAGAGAGTCCTCGCCAAGGCAACCGAGATCAGA gaGCTTGAGAATGCAGTGGCGGTGGAGAACTTGGAGCTCCAGGAGCAGCAGTCGGACCGTAAGGAGCTGGAGGAGACTCTGGTTAAATtagagacacagaaagaaacaCTGGTGCAGCAAATAAAGGCAACGAGACAGCTGTGCTATGAAGAGAGTCAACAG ATCCTGTCTCTGCAGGCGGAGGAGGTGCTAAAAGAGAGCCAGGTGGAGGAGTATGAGAGGGAACTTGCCAGAGTCCGGTGGAGGCTGAAGAGGCTCAGAGATGAGGTGAAGCTGGCCAAGAGGAAGGTGCAGGAGGCCGGAGAGAGGGACACTCCTCTTCAAGACTCCATCCGGCAGTCCTATGAAGAGATCCTGCAG GAGGAGCACACTCTGTATTCTCTGTCAGGAGGCGCAGTCACTCCAGAAAGCCAGCTGGAGGAGTCAACATCCCCTGCAGACACCACTGAAGATGACCCGCTGCCTATGAGGCCTTGGGGAAGGAGCCAATCACTGCCTGCCTATGCTGACCTGATAATG AGGGCCAGTGGCTCGTCTTTCTGCAATAACCTAGCCAATACCAGAGAAGAAGCAGACGACAGTGGGACCAGCTCCCCAAAG ATGGATAGATCTGACATAGAGGAGGACCTAGAGGAGGGAGCGATCAACAATGaaggggaaaaagagagagagatggaagagTCCACTATGAACCCAAACCCTGTCAGCCAACTGGACTTCTACCAAGCCGATCCCTTCGCCCACTGTCAGAGTGACC ATGACCTCTTCAATGAAGACCTGTTCCCTAAAACTGACTCATCCG GTGGATTTGCTTCGGACCCTTTCAAAGGCAGCGACCCCTTTGCAGCAGATATTTTGTTCCCAGATGCCAACATAGGCACTGATGATGGGGCAGGAAATGTTGGTGATGAGGCAGACACTAGTCTGTCCTGTGCTGAAAACAAAGCCTCAACAGGAACTCAGTGCTTTGAATCTGAGTTCCCAGACGAAGACAGCGACATAGAAATAAGCTACAGTCGAGAGGACCTGGACGCCATTGCTGTGGTTGACGATTCTTGCGGATTTAAACCCATTCAGAGCTCGTCAGAAGAGCTGGGGCCGGAGCCCATCCAGGGTTGGAGGTCCCACGGTCAGTATTCTATAGAATCCGACCCTAATGGGTATGAACTGGACCTTGGCACCGTCTCCCCTCCCTCTGACATAGAAGAACAGAGTCTGGGATCTCTAGCTGGTGGGGCTACCACCGAGGCAACAGCAGGACTGGAACAAG gTCTGGGTTCTGGTTCAGCTTCGGCACTCCCTGAGCTTGACGAAACAGTCCTGGTGAAACGAAATTGGACGGGCGACATAGAGCAAACCGTGTCCTGTTACGTTACCTCCAGTGAGGGGGCCGAGTCGGTTGGCAACATCGAAGAGTCAGCCCAAAACCCTGCAACTCCCCAAAACTCACCAGACTCCCAAAACCTCTTCATCCAGCCCGACACAGATCACAACAGAGAGCTTAGTTTTGAGTTGAGCTATGAACAAACCAGTCAGTCTTCCTTTGACCCATACGGCTTTAAACTAAGTCCAGAACATTCAAGTCACACCCTCTTAGACCCTGATGAAGTCGAACTGAGCCCAGAACCTTCTGAAAACGATCTAAACTTTGACCCTGAGCCTTCCTCTTCTCAATCAGACCAACTTAACACTGACTGCTATGGGTTTGACATCACTTCCTCCCAAATTGCACGGGACTCGGACCCTTACGGCTTTAAGCTCAGTCCTGAGGAAGAGAACCAAGAGGTACTTGACCTCTGTGGCCATGATAACCAGGAGGCGATGGACTTTTGCCCCCATGACAATACTGAGCAAATAGAACCATGTTACTATAGCAACCAGGAAGTCCTAGATCCTCATATCCACGAAAACCAAGAAGTGCTTGAACGTTGTAGCCACAGTAACGAGGGACCGCTGGATTTATGTAACAATGGAAACCAAGAACTGCTGGAACCTTCTAGTTTTGACGACACAGGGTTGGTTAGCAATGAAAACCAGGAATTCCTGGATCTCTGTAGTCATGACAACCAGGAGGTAGTAGAACCCTGTTGCAACACAACCAGTGAAGATCTACTTGAACCTTGTAGCTATGACAACCGAGAAGTGCTGGAACCTTGTCGCCATGGGAATAGGGAACTGCTGGATTTCTCCAGTCCTGAAAATCAGGAAGTGCTGGATTTAGATAGCCATGGCAACCAAGACTTAGTGGATTTTGGTAGCAAAGAAAATCAGGAAGTGCTGGATTTAGGTAGCCATGGCAACCAAGACTTCCTGGATTTTTGTAGCAAAGAAAATCAGGAAGTGCCAGTTTCAGGTAGCCACGGCAACCAGGAACTCCTTGATCTCGGAAGCAATGAAAATCAGGAATCGCCAGACTTAAGTAGCCACGACAACCAGGAGGTGCTGGACTTGTTGAGTAAGGACATTTTGCCCGAAGCAAACAATAACCAACGCATAGTGGACCCAGAGCTCCATGTCAGTTCCACCAACAACAGCTCCGACAGTGATTTGGCATCAGAAGACCTGCTGGGACTCGAACTCGGTTACTCCAGGAGCCGCGCTACCAACA
- the LOC116699628 gene encoding uncharacterized protein LOC116699628 isoform X3: MMRFILDCLRTPRARNPKDEGNTDVVETDERVLAKATEIRVRRPQHLALELENAVAVENLELQEQQSDRKELEETLVKLETQKETLVQQIKATRQLCYEESQQILSLQAEEVLKESQVEEYERELARVRWRLKRLRDEVKLAKRKVQEAGERDTPLQDSIRQSYEEILQEEHTLYSLSGGAVTPESQLEESTSPADTTEDDPLPMRPWGRSQSLPAYADLIMRASGSSFCNNLANTREEADDSGTSSPKMDRSDIEEDLEEGAINNEGEKEREMEESTMNPNPVSQLDFYQADPFAHCQSDHDLFNEDLFPKTDSSGGFASDPFKGSDPFAADILFPDANIGTDDGAGNVGDEADTSLSCAENKASTGTQCFESEFPDEDSDIEISYSREDLDAIAVVDDSCGFKPIQSSSEELGPEPIQGWRSHGQYSIESDPNGYELDLGTVSPPSDIEEQSLGSLAGGATTEATAGLEQGLGSGSASALPELDETVLVKRNWTGDIEQTVSCYVTSSEGAESVGNIEESAQNPATPQNSPDSQNLFIQPDTDHNRELSFELSYEQTSQSSFDPYGFKLSPEHSSHTLLDPDEVELSPEPSENDLNFDPEPSSSQSDQLNTDCYGFDITSSQIARDSDPYGFKLSPEEENQEVLDLCGHDNQEAMDFCPHDNTEQIEPCYYSNQEVLDPHIHENQEVLERCSHSNEGPLDLCNNGNQELLEPSSFDDTGLVSNENQEFLDLCSHDNQEVVEPCCNTTSEDLLEPCSYDNREVLEPCRHGNRELLDFSSPENQEVLDLDSHGNQDLVDFGSKENQEVLDLGSHGNQDFLDFCSKENQEVPVSGSHGNQELLDLGSNENQESPDLSSHDNQEVLDLLSKDILPEANNNQRIVDPELHVSSTNNSSDSDLASEDLLGLELGYSRSRATNKTNTSTADTLNMAISNMSANRDIAPSNVPASRNLLEGDLGSVFGAGGYIGCPDVADDLEPLARRQANPVAEPVRPVRPVRPPRPSLRAKEKAQSQTQGIDLK; the protein is encoded by the exons ATGATGCGTTTTATTCTGGACTGCCTGAGGACACCGAGAGCGAGAAACCCGAAGGATGAAGG GAACACCGACGTCGTGGAAACGGATGAGAGAGTCCTCGCCAAGGCAACCGAGATCAGAGTAAGAAGACCGCAGCACCTAGCGctg gaGCTTGAGAATGCAGTGGCGGTGGAGAACTTGGAGCTCCAGGAGCAGCAGTCGGACCGTAAGGAGCTGGAGGAGACTCTGGTTAAATtagagacacagaaagaaacaCTGGTGCAGCAAATAAAGGCAACGAGACAGCTGTGCTATGAAGAGAGTCAACAG ATCCTGTCTCTGCAGGCGGAGGAGGTGCTAAAAGAGAGCCAGGTGGAGGAGTATGAGAGGGAACTTGCCAGAGTCCGGTGGAGGCTGAAGAGGCTCAGAGATGAGGTGAAGCTGGCCAAGAGGAAGGTGCAGGAGGCCGGAGAGAGGGACACTCCTCTTCAAGACTCCATCCGGCAGTCCTATGAAGAGATCCTGCAG GAGGAGCACACTCTGTATTCTCTGTCAGGAGGCGCAGTCACTCCAGAAAGCCAGCTGGAGGAGTCAACATCCCCTGCAGACACCACTGAAGATGACCCGCTGCCTATGAGGCCTTGGGGAAGGAGCCAATCACTGCCTGCCTATGCTGACCTGATAATG AGGGCCAGTGGCTCGTCTTTCTGCAATAACCTAGCCAATACCAGAGAAGAAGCAGACGACAGTGGGACCAGCTCCCCAAAG ATGGATAGATCTGACATAGAGGAGGACCTAGAGGAGGGAGCGATCAACAATGaaggggaaaaagagagagagatggaagagTCCACTATGAACCCAAACCCTGTCAGCCAACTGGACTTCTACCAAGCCGATCCCTTCGCCCACTGTCAGAGTGACC ATGACCTCTTCAATGAAGACCTGTTCCCTAAAACTGACTCATCCG GTGGATTTGCTTCGGACCCTTTCAAAGGCAGCGACCCCTTTGCAGCAGATATTTTGTTCCCAGATGCCAACATAGGCACTGATGATGGGGCAGGAAATGTTGGTGATGAGGCAGACACTAGTCTGTCCTGTGCTGAAAACAAAGCCTCAACAGGAACTCAGTGCTTTGAATCTGAGTTCCCAGACGAAGACAGCGACATAGAAATAAGCTACAGTCGAGAGGACCTGGACGCCATTGCTGTGGTTGACGATTCTTGCGGATTTAAACCCATTCAGAGCTCGTCAGAAGAGCTGGGGCCGGAGCCCATCCAGGGTTGGAGGTCCCACGGTCAGTATTCTATAGAATCCGACCCTAATGGGTATGAACTGGACCTTGGCACCGTCTCCCCTCCCTCTGACATAGAAGAACAGAGTCTGGGATCTCTAGCTGGTGGGGCTACCACCGAGGCAACAGCAGGACTGGAACAAG gTCTGGGTTCTGGTTCAGCTTCGGCACTCCCTGAGCTTGACGAAACAGTCCTGGTGAAACGAAATTGGACGGGCGACATAGAGCAAACCGTGTCCTGTTACGTTACCTCCAGTGAGGGGGCCGAGTCGGTTGGCAACATCGAAGAGTCAGCCCAAAACCCTGCAACTCCCCAAAACTCACCAGACTCCCAAAACCTCTTCATCCAGCCCGACACAGATCACAACAGAGAGCTTAGTTTTGAGTTGAGCTATGAACAAACCAGTCAGTCTTCCTTTGACCCATACGGCTTTAAACTAAGTCCAGAACATTCAAGTCACACCCTCTTAGACCCTGATGAAGTCGAACTGAGCCCAGAACCTTCTGAAAACGATCTAAACTTTGACCCTGAGCCTTCCTCTTCTCAATCAGACCAACTTAACACTGACTGCTATGGGTTTGACATCACTTCCTCCCAAATTGCACGGGACTCGGACCCTTACGGCTTTAAGCTCAGTCCTGAGGAAGAGAACCAAGAGGTACTTGACCTCTGTGGCCATGATAACCAGGAGGCGATGGACTTTTGCCCCCATGACAATACTGAGCAAATAGAACCATGTTACTATAGCAACCAGGAAGTCCTAGATCCTCATATCCACGAAAACCAAGAAGTGCTTGAACGTTGTAGCCACAGTAACGAGGGACCGCTGGATTTATGTAACAATGGAAACCAAGAACTGCTGGAACCTTCTAGTTTTGACGACACAGGGTTGGTTAGCAATGAAAACCAGGAATTCCTGGATCTCTGTAGTCATGACAACCAGGAGGTAGTAGAACCCTGTTGCAACACAACCAGTGAAGATCTACTTGAACCTTGTAGCTATGACAACCGAGAAGTGCTGGAACCTTGTCGCCATGGGAATAGGGAACTGCTGGATTTCTCCAGTCCTGAAAATCAGGAAGTGCTGGATTTAGATAGCCATGGCAACCAAGACTTAGTGGATTTTGGTAGCAAAGAAAATCAGGAAGTGCTGGATTTAGGTAGCCATGGCAACCAAGACTTCCTGGATTTTTGTAGCAAAGAAAATCAGGAAGTGCCAGTTTCAGGTAGCCACGGCAACCAGGAACTCCTTGATCTCGGAAGCAATGAAAATCAGGAATCGCCAGACTTAAGTAGCCACGACAACCAGGAGGTGCTGGACTTGTTGAGTAAGGACATTTTGCCCGAAGCAAACAATAACCAACGCATAGTGGACCCAGAGCTCCATGTCAGTTCCACCAACAACAGCTCCGACAGTGATTTGGCATCAGAAGACCTGCTGGGACTCGAACTCGGTTACTCCAGGAGCCGCGCTACCAACA